The following proteins are encoded in a genomic region of Mycobacterium sp. 155:
- a CDS encoding alpha-1,4-glucan--maltose-1-phosphate maltosyltransferase: MTGRIGIDDVAPVISGGRFPAKAVVGEVVPVCATVWREGHDKVAATLVVRYHGTDYPRLTETLAGAPEPVPIQDVVAAAPRVKPQALPMSEGRTPDVFHGQFTPDRVGLWSFRVDGWGDPIATWRHAVEAKLGAGQSEGELSNDLLVGARLLERAAAGMPHDLRDPLLAAAAALRTPGDPFTRAGAALSEQVTELLAQYPLRELLTRGDRYGVWVDRPLARFSSWYEMFPRSTGGWDADGHPVHGTFATATAALPRIARMGFNIVYLPPIHPIGNMHRKGRNNSVTAAPGDVGSPWAIGSDAGGHDAVHPELGSIDDFDGFVSAARDLGLEVALDLALQCAPDHPWAKAHQEWFTVLPDGTIAYAENPPKKYQDIYPLNFDNDPTGLYHEVLRVVQFWVSHGVKVFRVDNPHTKPPNFWAWLIAEVKNRDPDVLFLAEAFTRPARLYGLAKLGFTQSYTYFTWRTSKWELTEFGREIVKYADCARLSLWVNTPDILHASLQHGGPGMFAIRAVLAATLSSTWGVYSGYELYEHRAVREGSEEYLHSEKYELRPRDFEAALAAGESLEPFLARLNEVRRLHPALRQLRNVTFHHIDNDALLAYSKFDPITGDTVLVVVTLNAFGPEESTLWLDMAALGMEAYDRFWVRDEITGHEYQWGQSNFIRIDPAKAVAHVLNMPAVPQDKRLELLRRE; encoded by the coding sequence GTGACCGGTCGTATCGGAATCGACGACGTCGCGCCAGTGATTTCCGGTGGGCGTTTCCCCGCAAAGGCAGTCGTCGGCGAAGTGGTACCGGTATGCGCGACGGTGTGGCGCGAAGGCCACGACAAGGTCGCGGCCACACTGGTGGTGCGGTATCACGGCACGGACTATCCGCGTCTGACCGAGACACTCGCCGGCGCGCCCGAGCCCGTACCTATCCAGGACGTCGTGGCCGCCGCCCCACGCGTCAAGCCGCAAGCGTTGCCGATGTCCGAGGGCCGCACCCCGGACGTTTTTCACGGCCAGTTCACCCCCGACCGGGTCGGGCTGTGGTCGTTCCGGGTCGACGGATGGGGTGATCCCATCGCCACGTGGCGCCACGCGGTGGAGGCCAAGCTCGGCGCCGGGCAGAGCGAAGGCGAACTGTCCAACGATCTGCTGGTCGGGGCCCGCCTGCTGGAGCGTGCGGCCGCAGGCATGCCGCACGACCTGCGTGACCCCCTGTTGGCCGCCGCGGCGGCGCTGCGAACCCCCGGCGATCCGTTCACCCGTGCCGGCGCGGCACTGTCCGAGCAGGTCACCGAACTTTTGGCGCAATACCCGCTGCGTGAATTGCTCACCCGTGGTGATCGGTACGGCGTATGGGTGGACCGGCCCCTGGCCCGGTTCAGTTCCTGGTACGAGATGTTCCCGCGGTCCACCGGCGGCTGGGACGCCGACGGCCACCCCGTGCACGGAACGTTCGCTACCGCCACGGCGGCCCTGCCCCGCATCGCCCGGATGGGTTTCAACATCGTTTACCTGCCGCCGATCCACCCGATCGGCAACATGCACCGCAAGGGCCGGAACAACTCCGTGACCGCCGCGCCGGGCGACGTCGGATCACCGTGGGCGATCGGCAGTGACGCGGGCGGCCACGACGCCGTGCATCCGGAACTGGGCAGCATCGACGACTTCGACGGATTCGTTTCAGCCGCCCGTGACCTGGGTCTGGAAGTCGCCCTGGACCTGGCCCTGCAGTGTGCGCCCGATCATCCGTGGGCCAAGGCCCACCAGGAATGGTTCACGGTGCTGCCCGACGGCACCATCGCGTACGCCGAAAACCCGCCGAAGAAGTACCAGGACATCTATCCGCTGAACTTCGACAACGACCCGACAGGCCTGTACCACGAGGTGCTGCGCGTGGTTCAGTTCTGGGTATCCCACGGCGTCAAGGTGTTTCGTGTCGACAACCCCCACACCAAACCGCCGAATTTCTGGGCCTGGCTGATCGCCGAAGTCAAGAACAGGGACCCCGACGTACTGTTCCTCGCCGAGGCTTTCACCCGGCCTGCGCGGTTGTACGGGCTGGCCAAACTCGGTTTCACGCAGTCTTACACCTATTTCACCTGGCGCACGTCGAAGTGGGAGCTCACCGAATTCGGCAGGGAGATAGTCAAATACGCCGACTGCGCTCGACTGAGCCTGTGGGTCAACACCCCCGACATCCTGCACGCGAGCCTGCAACACGGCGGTCCCGGCATGTTCGCGATCCGGGCGGTGCTTGCCGCGACGCTGAGCTCCACGTGGGGGGTGTACTCCGGCTATGAGCTCTACGAGCACCGCGCGGTGCGTGAGGGCAGTGAGGAGTACCTGCACTCGGAAAAGTACGAGCTGCGTCCCCGCGACTTCGAGGCCGCCTTGGCCGCCGGTGAGTCCCTCGAACCGTTCCTCGCCCGGCTCAACGAGGTTCGTCGGTTGCATCCCGCACTTCGCCAGCTGCGCAACGTGACGTTCCACCACATCGACAACGACGCACTGCTGGCCTACAGCAAGTTCGACCCCATCACCGGCGACACAGTGCTAGTGGTGGTCACCCTGAACGCATTCGGTCCGGAGGAGTCCACGCTGTGGCTGGACATGGCGGCGCTCGGCATGGAGGCCTACGACCGATTCTGGGTGCGCGACGAGATCACCGGCCACGAATACCAGTGGGGTCAGTCCAATTTCATCCGCATCGACCCCGCCAAGGCGGTGGCACACGTGCTGAATATGCCCGCGGTACCCCAGGACAAACGACTCGAACTGCTACGCAGGGAATGA
- a CDS encoding virginiamycin B lyase gives MWVTLVHAGAVARISGAGEVTVHAVGDGSRPSIIAAGPDGALWFTRNGDDRIGRITPSGELAAFELPDGSAPFGIAVGPDDALWFTAMTSGVIGRISTDGDITTEAVVGGMPSMITRGPDDALWFTLNEGNAVGRLTHAGELTLRQLPTPAAGPVGIAATHDDAVWFTEIRADKLGRIPMDDAVQELDLPGKPHAVVADPSGGVWVSLWGADQLARVSDDGEVITVDLPSGSEPHGLAIGPDGAAWVALEAGFVLRMPN, from the coding sequence ATGTGGGTGACGCTGGTGCACGCCGGAGCTGTCGCGCGGATCTCCGGCGCCGGCGAGGTCACTGTGCATGCGGTCGGCGACGGTTCGCGGCCGTCGATCATCGCTGCGGGTCCCGACGGCGCGCTGTGGTTCACCCGGAACGGGGACGACAGGATCGGCCGTATCACCCCGTCCGGGGAGCTGGCGGCGTTCGAATTACCGGACGGCAGTGCACCTTTCGGCATCGCTGTGGGGCCGGACGACGCGTTGTGGTTCACCGCCATGACCTCGGGGGTGATCGGCCGGATCAGCACTGACGGCGATATCACCACCGAGGCGGTGGTGGGCGGCATGCCGTCGATGATCACCCGGGGGCCCGACGACGCGTTGTGGTTCACCCTCAACGAGGGCAATGCCGTCGGCCGACTGACCCATGCCGGTGAGCTCACCCTGCGTCAATTACCCACGCCCGCAGCGGGCCCGGTGGGCATTGCGGCAACACATGACGACGCGGTGTGGTTCACCGAGATCCGCGCCGACAAGCTGGGGCGTATCCCGATGGACGACGCCGTCCAGGAACTCGACCTGCCGGGTAAGCCGCACGCCGTGGTGGCGGATCCGTCCGGCGGGGTGTGGGTAAGCCTGTGGGGCGCCGATCAGTTGGCGCGGGTCAGCGACGACGGCGAGGTGATCACCGTCGACCTGCCGTCAGGCAGCGAACCGCACGGTTTGGCGATCGGCCCGGACGGCGCCGCGTGGGTGGCTCTGGAGGCCGGGTTCGTACTGCGTATGCCGAACTGA
- the glgB gene encoding 1,4-alpha-glucan branching protein GlgB gives MTQSNQLTNAQLRPDPADVHRLLAGEHHDPHAILGAHEYADHTVIRAYRPHAAKVTAVIGTERFPLEHLQSGLFAVAVPYTNLVDYRLEIGYPGADGTIDIYTTADAYRFLPTLGELDLHLFAEGRHERLWEILGAHPRSFTTPDGVVNGVSFAVWAPNAKGISLIGDFNHWDGNEAQMRVLGSTGVWELFWPDFPADGLYKLRMHGADGLVSDRADPMAFATEVPPHTASRVFSSSYTWDDSDWMTQRAELNPVFEPMSTYEVHLMSWRPGLSYRELAEQLTEYVVQQGFTHVELLPVAEHPFGGSWGYQVTSYYAPTSRLGSPDDFRYLVDALHQAGIGVIVDWVPAHFPKDSWALGRFDGTALYEHSDPRRGEQLDWGTYVFDFGRTEVRNFLVANALYWLQEYHIDGLRVDAVASMLYLDYSRPDGGWTPNVYGGRENLEAVQFLQEMNATVHKVAPGIVTVAEESTSWPGVTRPTNLGGLGFSMKWNMGWMNDTLDYISRNPIYRSYHHHEMTFSMLYAFSENYVLPISHDEVVHGKGTLWNRMPGGDHEKAAGLRSLLAYQWAHPGKQLLFMGQEFGQRTEWSEGRSLDWFQLDEQGFSGGVQRLVRDLNKIYRSHPALWSRDSSPEGYSWIDANDSANNVLSFLRIGADGSMLACVINFAGTEHSQYRLGLPHAGTWREVLNTDATLYNGSGIGNYGAVEATDEPWHGRPASAVMVLPPLSALWFDPA, from the coding sequence ATGACGCAAAGTAATCAACTCACCAATGCGCAACTGCGGCCCGACCCGGCAGATGTGCACCGGCTGCTGGCCGGCGAACACCACGATCCGCACGCCATCCTGGGCGCCCACGAATACGCCGATCACACCGTGATCCGGGCCTACCGGCCGCACGCGGCAAAGGTGACGGCGGTGATCGGTACCGAACGATTTCCGTTGGAGCATCTGCAATCCGGGCTGTTCGCGGTTGCGGTGCCCTACACCAACCTGGTCGACTACCGGTTGGAGATCGGTTATCCGGGCGCCGATGGCACCATCGACATCTACACCACCGCCGATGCCTACCGGTTCCTGCCGACACTCGGCGAGCTCGACCTACACCTGTTCGCCGAGGGCCGTCACGAACGGCTCTGGGAGATCCTCGGGGCGCACCCCCGGTCGTTCACCACGCCGGACGGCGTGGTGAACGGGGTGTCGTTCGCAGTGTGGGCACCGAACGCCAAGGGCATCAGCCTGATCGGTGACTTCAACCACTGGGACGGCAACGAGGCGCAGATGCGGGTGCTGGGTTCGACCGGTGTGTGGGAACTGTTCTGGCCGGACTTTCCAGCCGACGGGCTCTACAAGCTTCGGATGCACGGCGCCGACGGGTTGGTCTCCGATCGCGCCGACCCGATGGCGTTCGCCACCGAGGTGCCACCGCACACCGCGTCCCGCGTGTTCAGCAGTTCCTATACCTGGGACGACTCCGACTGGATGACGCAGCGTGCCGAGCTCAACCCGGTGTTCGAGCCGATGAGCACCTACGAGGTGCACCTGATGTCGTGGCGACCCGGCCTGTCCTACCGGGAACTGGCCGAGCAGCTCACCGAATACGTCGTCCAACAGGGCTTTACCCACGTCGAGCTGCTGCCGGTGGCCGAACACCCGTTCGGCGGATCCTGGGGCTACCAGGTCACGTCGTATTACGCACCGACGTCGCGCCTGGGTTCCCCCGACGACTTCCGGTATCTCGTCGACGCCCTGCACCAGGCCGGCATCGGAGTGATCGTGGACTGGGTGCCCGCACACTTTCCCAAGGACTCGTGGGCGCTGGGTCGGTTCGACGGGACTGCCCTCTACGAACACTCCGATCCGCGGCGCGGTGAGCAACTGGACTGGGGCACCTACGTTTTCGACTTCGGCCGAACCGAAGTCCGCAACTTCCTGGTCGCCAACGCGCTGTACTGGCTGCAGGAGTACCACATCGACGGGCTGCGGGTGGACGCGGTGGCTTCGATGCTCTACCTCGACTACTCACGCCCGGATGGCGGGTGGACACCCAACGTCTACGGCGGCCGGGAAAACCTCGAGGCCGTGCAGTTCCTGCAGGAGATGAACGCCACCGTGCACAAGGTGGCCCCCGGTATCGTCACCGTGGCGGAGGAATCCACTTCATGGCCCGGCGTCACGCGTCCGACCAACCTTGGCGGCCTTGGCTTTTCGATGAAGTGGAACATGGGCTGGATGAACGACACGCTGGACTACATCAGCCGCAACCCGATATACCGCAGCTACCACCACCACGAGATGACGTTCTCCATGCTGTACGCGTTCAGCGAGAACTATGTGCTGCCCATCAGCCACGACGAGGTGGTGCACGGCAAGGGCACGCTGTGGAACCGGATGCCCGGCGGCGATCACGAGAAGGCGGCCGGCCTGCGCAGCCTGCTGGCCTACCAGTGGGCCCACCCGGGTAAGCAACTGCTGTTCATGGGCCAGGAATTCGGTCAGCGCACCGAATGGTCCGAGGGACGTAGCCTGGACTGGTTCCAGCTCGACGAACAGGGTTTCTCGGGCGGGGTGCAACGCCTGGTACGTGATCTCAACAAGATCTACCGCAGCCACCCTGCGTTGTGGAGTCGTGACAGCTCGCCCGAGGGCTACTCCTGGATCGACGCCAACGATTCGGCCAACAACGTGCTGAGCTTCCTGAGAATCGGCGCCGACGGTTCGATGCTGGCCTGTGTGATCAACTTCGCCGGCACTGAGCACAGCCAGTACCGGTTGGGCCTGCCGCATGCAGGCACCTGGCGCGAAGTGCTCAACACCGATGCCACGCTGTACAACGGCTCGGGCATCGGCAACTACGGCGCGGTGGAGGCCACCGACGAGCCGTGGCACGGCCGCCCGGCCTCGGCAGTCATGGTGTTGCCGCCGCTGTCCGCGCTCTGGTTCGACCCGGCCTAG
- a CDS encoding tetratricopeptide repeat protein, whose protein sequence is MTRPRPSVGPALAGAVDLSALKQRPAEGTASAPPGGVEVTEVNFEAEVLVRSSQVPVVVLLWSPRSEPSLQLGDTLAALAAQDGGKWSLAVINVDTTPRVAQMFGIQGVPTVVALAGGQPIASFEGPQPPEQLRRWVDSLLQATAGQLEAGAAEETEQVDPKLEQARDHLDNGDFTAALTAYQAILEGDPNHSEAKGAVLQIAFLQRASAQRPDAVAVADAAPGDIEAAFAAADVELLQQRVSAAFDRLIALIKRTAGDDRTAVRTRLVELFDLFDPADPEVVAGRRNLANALY, encoded by the coding sequence GTGACACGTCCACGTCCTTCCGTCGGTCCAGCGCTGGCCGGTGCGGTTGATTTGTCGGCACTCAAGCAGCGGCCCGCCGAGGGCACCGCTTCGGCGCCGCCCGGCGGCGTCGAAGTGACCGAAGTCAACTTTGAAGCCGAGGTGCTGGTCCGGTCCAGTCAGGTCCCGGTGGTAGTGCTGTTGTGGTCTCCGCGTAGTGAGCCCAGCCTCCAGTTGGGCGACACGCTGGCGGCTCTGGCTGCTCAAGACGGCGGTAAGTGGTCGTTGGCAGTGATCAACGTCGACACCACGCCTCGGGTCGCGCAGATGTTCGGCATCCAGGGAGTACCCACGGTCGTAGCGTTGGCCGGTGGGCAGCCGATCGCCAGCTTCGAAGGTCCACAGCCGCCCGAGCAGTTGCGCCGGTGGGTCGATTCCCTGCTGCAGGCCACTGCGGGCCAGCTCGAGGCGGGAGCGGCGGAAGAGACTGAACAGGTCGATCCCAAACTGGAGCAGGCACGTGACCATTTGGACAATGGTGATTTCACCGCCGCGCTGACCGCCTACCAGGCCATCCTCGAGGGTGATCCGAATCACTCCGAGGCCAAGGGTGCCGTGCTCCAGATCGCCTTCCTGCAGCGGGCCAGCGCGCAGCGCCCTGACGCAGTGGCCGTTGCCGACGCCGCCCCGGGCGATATCGAGGCGGCGTTCGCCGCAGCCGACGTCGAGCTCCTGCAGCAGCGGGTGTCGGCAGCGTTCGACCGGCTGATTGCGCTGATCAAGCGCACGGCCGGCGACGATCGGACCGCGGTCCGCACCCGACTGGTCGAGCTGTTCGACCTGTTCGACCCGGCCGACCCCGAGGTTGTCGCAGGCCGGCGCAACCTCGCCAACGCGCTGTACTAG
- the mce gene encoding methylmalonyl-CoA epimerase produces the protein MTVERVDAGPALAFALVAAIDHVGIAVPDLDAAIKWYHDNLGMIVLHEEINKEQGVREAMLSVRGAPKGSAQIQLMSPLDENSMLAKFIDKRGPGLQQLAYRTSDIDALSKRLRSQGVRLLYDAPRKGTANSRINFIHPKDAGGVLIELVEPAADSAH, from the coding sequence ATGACCGTCGAACGAGTTGATGCCGGTCCCGCCCTCGCTTTCGCGCTGGTGGCGGCCATCGACCACGTCGGTATCGCCGTCCCAGATCTGGACGCCGCCATCAAGTGGTACCACGACAACCTCGGCATGATCGTCCTGCACGAAGAGATCAACAAAGAGCAGGGTGTGCGGGAGGCGATGCTCTCAGTCCGCGGTGCACCGAAGGGCAGCGCACAGATCCAGTTGATGTCGCCACTCGACGAGAATTCGATGCTTGCCAAGTTCATCGACAAGCGCGGCCCCGGCCTGCAGCAGCTGGCCTATCGAACCAGCGACATCGACGCACTGAGCAAACGGCTGCGCAGCCAGGGTGTGCGCCTGCTCTACGACGCTCCCCGCAAGGGCACCGCGAACTCGCGGATCAACTTCATCCACCCCAAAGACGCGGGTGGCGTGCTGATCGAGCTGGTCGAGCCGGCCGCCGATTCGGCGCACTGA
- a CDS encoding acetyl-CoA C-acetyltransferase, translated as MTTSVIVGGARTPVGKLMGSLKDFSGSDLGAVAIRGALEKAFPNGEGDASLVDYVIMGQVLTAGAGQMPARQAAVGGGIGWDVPALTINKMCLSGIDAIALADQLIRAGEFDVVVAGGQESMTQAPHLLPKSREGYKYGDVTVLDHLAYDGLYDVFTDQPMGALTEQRNDVDKFTRAEQDEFAAQSHQKAAAAWKDGVYADEVVPVSIPQRRGDPIEFAEDEGIRANTTAESLGGLRPAFRKGGTITAGSSSQISDGACAVVVMNKAKAEELGLSWLCEIGAHGVVAGPDSTLQSQPANAIKKAIAREGITADQLDVIEINEAFAAVSLASTKELGVDPAKVNLHGGAIAIGHPIGMSGARITLHAALELARRGSGYAVAALCGAGGQGDALVLRR; from the coding sequence ATGACCACGTCGGTGATCGTCGGTGGAGCACGTACTCCAGTCGGCAAATTGATGGGTTCACTGAAGGATTTCTCAGGCAGTGACCTGGGTGCGGTCGCTATCCGCGGCGCTCTGGAGAAAGCCTTCCCGAACGGCGAGGGCGACGCTTCGCTCGTCGACTATGTGATCATGGGCCAGGTTCTCACCGCCGGTGCCGGACAGATGCCCGCGCGCCAGGCCGCGGTCGGCGGCGGGATCGGCTGGGACGTGCCCGCCCTGACCATCAACAAGATGTGCCTGTCCGGCATCGATGCCATTGCGCTGGCCGATCAGCTCATCCGCGCCGGTGAGTTCGATGTGGTGGTCGCCGGCGGTCAGGAGTCGATGACGCAGGCTCCGCACCTGTTGCCCAAGAGCCGTGAGGGCTACAAGTACGGCGACGTCACCGTGCTCGATCACCTCGCCTACGACGGCCTGTACGACGTGTTCACCGATCAGCCGATGGGTGCACTCACCGAGCAGCGCAACGATGTCGACAAGTTCACGCGCGCTGAGCAGGACGAGTTTGCTGCGCAGTCCCATCAGAAAGCCGCCGCGGCGTGGAAGGACGGCGTCTACGCCGACGAGGTGGTGCCGGTGTCGATCCCGCAGCGCAGGGGTGACCCGATCGAGTTCGCCGAGGACGAGGGCATCCGGGCCAACACCACCGCCGAATCGCTGGGCGGCCTGCGCCCGGCATTCCGCAAGGGCGGCACCATCACCGCGGGCTCGTCGTCGCAGATCTCCGACGGCGCATGTGCTGTCGTGGTGATGAACAAGGCCAAGGCCGAGGAGTTGGGGCTGAGCTGGCTCTGTGAGATCGGTGCGCACGGTGTCGTCGCGGGGCCGGATTCCACGCTGCAGTCGCAGCCCGCCAACGCCATCAAGAAGGCGATCGCCCGCGAAGGCATCACGGCCGACCAGCTGGACGTCATCGAGATCAATGAGGCATTCGCCGCGGTGTCGCTCGCGTCGACCAAGGAACTCGGAGTGGACCCGGCCAAGGTCAACCTCCACGGTGGCGCGATCGCCATCGGCCATCCGATCGGCATGTCAGGTGCCCGCATCACGCTGCACGCGGCCCTTGAGCTCGCCCGCCGCGGCTCCGGCTATGCGGTCGCCGCGTTGTGTGGTGCGGGTGGGCAGGGCGATGCGCTCGTGCTGCGTCGGTGA
- a CDS encoding glycosyltransferase family 1 protein gives MKALRRFTVRAHLPERLAALERLSINLRWSWDKSTQDLFAHVDPVLWRTVGGDPVALLGAVRPKRLDELASDESFLNRLDGLAADLDNYLTRPLWYQQQADEGVAMPKGIAYFSMEFGVAEVLPNYSGGLGILAGDHLKSASDLGLPLIAVGLYYRSGYFRQSLTADGWQRENYPSLDPQGLPLRLLTDAAGDAVLVALALPDDRELRARVWIAQVGRIPLLLLDSDIPENEHDLRGVTDRLYGGDQEHRMKQEILAGIGGIRAIRAFVKAEGLPEPEVFHMNEGHAGFLGLERIRELAAAGLDFDTALTVVRSSTVFTTHTPVPAGIDRFPVDLIRRYFGGPTDDSRLLPGVPLDRVIAFGAEDDPSKFNMAHMGLRLAQRANGVSLLHGRVSRMMFNELWPGFDPNEVPIGSITNGVHAPTWAAPQWLALGRELIGSEAAEPAVWERLQEVDSGQLWWIRSQLRETLIADVRERLRRSWLERGASDAELGWITTAFDPSVLTIGFARRVPTYKRLTLMLRDPERLEALLLDEHRPVQLIVAGKSHPADDGGKALIQQIVKFADRPEVRHRIAFLPDYDMSMARYLYWGCDVWLNNPLRPLEACGTSGMKSALNGGLNLSIRDGWWDEWYDGSNGWEIPTADGLADEGRRDDLEAAALYDLLEKAVTPKFYERDEHGVPTRWVEMVRHTLQVLGPKVLASRMVRDYTEKYYLPAAQSLRKTIEPAAGKPFGAASELADYRRRARLAWPKIQITDVDSYGLPDTPLLGSELTLSATVQLAGLTPDEVVVQAVLGRVDATDSITDPMTVPMVHIGTAEGGNEMFSTSTPLPVAGPVGYTVRVLPHHRLLAGDNELGLVTLA, from the coding sequence GTGAAAGCCCTCCGACGGTTCACTGTCCGCGCGCATCTGCCCGAGCGGTTGGCCGCCCTCGAACGCTTGTCGATCAATCTGCGCTGGTCATGGGACAAATCCACCCAGGACCTCTTCGCCCATGTCGATCCGGTGCTGTGGCGGACCGTCGGAGGAGATCCGGTGGCCCTGCTTGGCGCGGTGCGCCCGAAGCGGCTCGATGAACTGGCCAGTGACGAATCGTTTCTGAATCGTCTCGACGGGTTGGCCGCGGATCTGGACAACTATCTGACCCGGCCGTTGTGGTATCAGCAGCAGGCCGACGAGGGCGTCGCGATGCCGAAGGGCATCGCGTACTTCTCGATGGAGTTCGGCGTTGCCGAGGTGCTGCCCAACTACTCCGGCGGTCTGGGCATCCTCGCCGGTGACCACCTGAAATCGGCGTCTGATCTGGGTCTGCCGCTGATCGCGGTCGGGCTGTATTACCGGTCGGGCTATTTCCGGCAGTCGTTGACCGCTGACGGGTGGCAGCGCGAGAACTACCCGTCACTGGATCCGCAGGGCCTGCCGTTACGGCTGCTGACCGACGCGGCAGGCGATGCCGTGCTGGTGGCGCTGGCGCTGCCCGATGATCGCGAGCTGCGGGCCCGGGTGTGGATCGCCCAGGTGGGCCGAATCCCGTTGCTGCTGCTGGATTCCGACATTCCCGAAAATGAGCACGACCTGCGCGGGGTGACCGACCGGCTCTACGGCGGTGACCAGGAACACCGGATGAAGCAGGAGATCCTGGCCGGTATCGGCGGGATCCGAGCGATTCGGGCCTTCGTCAAGGCAGAAGGTCTGCCCGAGCCCGAGGTATTCCATATGAACGAGGGCCACGCCGGTTTCCTCGGACTGGAACGTATCCGCGAGCTGGCGGCGGCCGGACTGGATTTTGACACCGCGCTCACCGTGGTGCGGTCCTCGACGGTGTTCACCACCCACACCCCGGTCCCCGCAGGCATAGATCGGTTCCCGGTGGACCTGATCAGGCGGTACTTCGGCGGGCCGACCGATGATTCCCGACTGCTGCCGGGGGTGCCGCTGGACCGGGTGATCGCGTTCGGCGCGGAGGACGATCCGTCGAAGTTCAACATGGCGCATATGGGTTTGCGGCTCGCGCAACGCGCCAACGGTGTGTCGTTGCTGCACGGTCGCGTAAGCCGAATGATGTTCAACGAACTGTGGCCGGGCTTCGATCCCAACGAGGTGCCGATCGGGTCCATCACCAACGGCGTGCATGCCCCGACCTGGGCGGCGCCGCAATGGTTGGCGCTCGGCCGTGAGCTCATCGGGTCCGAAGCCGCTGAGCCCGCCGTATGGGAGCGGCTGCAGGAGGTCGATTCCGGACAACTGTGGTGGATCCGGTCCCAACTGCGCGAGACCTTGATCGCTGACGTGCGTGAGCGGTTGCGCCGATCTTGGCTCGAGCGTGGCGCATCGGACGCGGAATTGGGCTGGATCACAACGGCTTTCGATCCTTCGGTGCTGACCATCGGGTTCGCCCGGCGGGTGCCGACCTATAAGCGCCTGACGCTGATGCTTCGCGACCCCGAACGGCTGGAGGCACTGCTGCTCGACGAGCACCGGCCCGTCCAGTTGATCGTGGCAGGCAAGTCACATCCGGCCGATGACGGCGGCAAGGCGCTGATCCAGCAGATCGTCAAATTCGCCGATCGGCCTGAGGTGCGGCATCGCATCGCTTTCTTGCCCGACTACGACATGTCGATGGCGCGGTACCTGTATTGGGGCTGCGATGTGTGGCTGAACAATCCGCTGCGCCCACTGGAGGCCTGTGGCACGTCGGGGATGAAGAGCGCGCTCAACGGCGGGCTCAACCTGTCCATCCGCGACGGTTGGTGGGACGAGTGGTACGACGGCTCGAACGGGTGGGAGATCCCGACCGCCGACGGACTGGCCGACGAGGGGCGCCGCGACGACCTGGAGGCTGCCGCGCTCTACGACCTGCTGGAAAAGGCCGTCACCCCGAAGTTCTACGAGCGTGACGAGCATGGGGTGCCGACGCGTTGGGTCGAGATGGTGCGCCACACCCTGCAGGTGCTCGGGCCCAAGGTGCTGGCCTCGCGGATGGTGCGCGACTACACCGAGAAGTACTACCTGCCTGCAGCACAGTCGCTGCGCAAGACGATCGAACCCGCCGCGGGCAAACCCTTCGGCGCGGCAAGCGAACTCGCAGACTACCGGCGCCGAGCGCGGCTGGCCTGGCCCAAGATCCAGATCACCGATGTGGACAGCTACGGGTTGCCCGACACCCCGCTCTTGGGATCGGAACTGACGTTGAGCGCGACAGTGCAGCTGGCCGGGCTGACACCCGACGAGGTGGTGGTCCAAGCCGTTCTCGGGCGCGTCGACGCCACCGACTCCATCACCGACCCGATGACGGTGCCGATGGTGCATATCGGAACCGCCGAAGGCGGCAACGAGATGTTCTCGACCAGCACACCGCTGCCGGTGGCCGGGCCGGTGGGCTACACCGTGCGAGTGCTCCCACACCACCGCTTGTTGGCTGGAGACAACGAACTCGGACTGGTCACGTTGGCTTGA
- the nucS gene encoding endonuclease NucS, which yields MRLVIAQCTVDYVGRLTAHLPSARRLLLFKADGSVSVHADDRAYKPLNWMSPPCWVTEEEAEGSPGGSSVVWVVENRAGEQLRITVEDVEHDSSHELGIDPGLVKDGVEAHLQALLAEHVELLGTGYTLVRREYPTAIGPVDLMCRDELGGSVAVEIKRRGEIDGVEQLTRYLDLLNRDSVLAPVAGVFAAQQIKPQARTLATDRGIRCVTLDYDQMRGMDSSEYRLF from the coding sequence GTGCGCCTCGTGATTGCCCAGTGCACCGTCGACTATGTGGGTCGGCTGACCGCACACCTTCCGTCCGCCCGCCGGCTGTTGCTGTTCAAGGCCGACGGCTCGGTGAGTGTGCACGCCGACGACCGTGCCTACAAGCCGCTGAACTGGATGAGTCCGCCGTGTTGGGTCACCGAGGAGGAGGCAGAAGGCTCACCCGGTGGATCCTCTGTCGTCTGGGTGGTGGAAAACAGGGCCGGTGAGCAGCTACGAATCACGGTCGAAGACGTCGAGCACGACTCCAGTCACGAGCTCGGGATCGACCCCGGCCTGGTGAAGGACGGGGTCGAGGCGCATCTGCAGGCGCTGCTGGCCGAACACGTCGAATTGCTCGGCACCGGCTACACGCTGGTACGCCGGGAGTATCCGACGGCGATCGGTCCGGTGGACCTGATGTGCCGCGACGAGCTGGGCGGCTCGGTGGCCGTGGAGATCAAGCGTCGCGGTGAGATCGACGGCGTCGAACAACTGACCCGCTACCTGGATTTGCTCAACCGTGACAGTGTGTTGGCGCCGGTGGCCGGGGTGTTCGCGGCCCAGCAGATCAAGCCGCAAGCGCGCACGCTGGCAACCGATCGTGGGATCCGTTGCGTGACTCTGGATTACGACCAGATGCGGGGGATGGACAGCAGCGAGTATCGGTTGTTCTGA